In the genome of Vicia villosa cultivar HV-30 ecotype Madison, WI linkage group LG7, Vvil1.0, whole genome shotgun sequence, one region contains:
- the LOC131618495 gene encoding protein ENHANCED PSEUDOMONAS SUSCEPTIBILITY 1-like → MSSIKVLSTTTIYAPNHSNYHTIDLTPWDLQFLPFEVNQKGPLYHHPLKLDTSNQVEHLKQSLSSTLEFFPPFTGRLKITEHEDNNISCSITCNNEGALFVHATTENISVDDILGPTYLPRILYSFFSLNGVKNYQGTSEPLLAVQVTELVDGIFIGCTINHMVCDGTSIWHFINSWAKASKGCFDISKIPSFERWFPISIQRPIRFPFTIESQNNHSNNDIHKKEKSNLLERIFHFRKENIAKLKLKANLEAGTKNISSLQTLLTHIWRSIIRSKNLDPQEEVNYVVVIGVRPRLIPPLKENYFGNTMLVCVVTMKAGELLDYGGLGKGSWEMNKMISLHSDEKLKNHYENWLNRPCFISAGMFNSETLITGSSPRFDVYGNDFGWGKPVAVPIGGENKENGISYVSAGVEDGSMDLQVCLPYETLEAIGNDTEFMDFVSN, encoded by the coding sequence ATGAGTTCCATCAAAGTCCTCTCCACCACTACAATATATGCACCAAATCATTCAAATTATCACACAATTGATCTAACACCATGGGATCTTCAATTCCTTCCATTTGAAGTCAACCAAAAGGGTCCTCTCTATCACCATCCTTTAAAACTAGACACATCAAATCAAGTCGAACACCTTAAACAATCTCTTTCATCTACTCTTGAATTTTTCCCACCATTTACAGGTCGTCTCAAAATCACAGAACACGAAGATAACAATATCTCGTGTTCCATCACGTGCAACAACGAAGGTGCACTCTTTGTCCACGCTACAACGGAAAACATAAGTGTTGATGACATTCTTGGACCTACTTATCTTCCTCGAATTCTCTATTCATTTTTTTCACTTAATGGAGTTAAGAACTACCAAGGCACGTCAGAGCCATTACTTGCTGTCCAAGTAACTGAGCTAGTTGATGGTATCTTTATCGGTTGCACAATTAATCACATGGTTTGTGATGGTACATCGATTTGGCATTTTATCAATTCGTGGGCCAAAGCCTCAAAAGGTTGTTTTGACATATCCAAAATCCCATCATTCGAACGTTGGTTTCCAATTAGTATTCAACGCCCAATTCGATTTCCTTTTACTATAGAGTCACAAAATAATCActctaataatgatattcataaaaaagaaaaatccaacttactAGAGAGAATATTTCATTTTAGAAAAGAGAATATCGCGAAACTAAAACTCAAAGCCAACTTAGAGGCTGGTACAAAGAACATATCTTCTTTGCAAACACTTCTCACTCATATTTGGCGATCTATCATACGTTCGAaaaatcttgatccacaagaagaagtgaattacgtGGTGGTTATAGGCGTTAGACCAAGGTTAATTCCTCCGTTGaaagagaattattttggtaaCACTATGTTAGTTTGCGTGGTTACCATGAAAGCAggtgaattattggattatggtGGACTTGGTAAAGGTTCTTGGGAGATGAACAAGATGATTTCATTACACTCtgatgaaaaattgaaaaatcattATGAGAATTGGTTAAATAGACCATGTTTTATTTCAGCTGGTATGTTCAATAGCGAAACATTAATTACAGGTAGTTCACCAAGGTTTGATGTTTATGGTAATGATTTTGGTTGGGGAAAACCCGTGGCAGTTCCAATTGGGGgcgaaaataaagaaaatggaatTAGTTATGTGTCTGCGGGTGTAGAAGATGGAAGTATGGATCTTCAAGTGTGTCTTCCTTATGAAACTTTGGAGGCAATTGGTAATGATACTGAGTTTATGGATTTTGTTTCCAACTAA